A window of the Lactuca sativa cultivar Salinas chromosome 7, Lsat_Salinas_v11, whole genome shotgun sequence genome harbors these coding sequences:
- the LOC111921650 gene encoding protein PYRICULARIA ORYZAE RESISTANCE 21, whose amino-acid sequence MAPHHEKVTKMVLDVDLKCSDCYKKVKKILCKIPEIRDQEYDVEKNKVKITVVCCSPEKIRDKLCYKGGSSIQKIEVVVEKPKDSKPSDKDKPKDAAGKPKAAKGDAPPPQPKKSEPKPEVAKMVVEPVHGYPQMYPPNYAVVGYGYEGYGGSYPPPAPSQPSGYGYGHGYGYGHGHGHGYGYDHGYNGIASRHDYFSEENPQGCSVM is encoded by the exons ATGGCTCCGCATCATGAGAAG GTAACGAAAATGGTGCTGGATGTTGACCTCAAGTGCTCCGACTGCTACAAGAAAGTTAAGAAAATTCTCTGTAAAATCCCTG AAATAAGGGATCAGGAATATGATGTGGAAAAAAACAAGGTGAAGATCACTGTCGTCTGTTGTAGCCCTGAAAAGATCAGGGATAAACTCTGTTACAAAGGTGGAAGCTCGATTCAGAAGATAGAAGTAGTTGTTGAAAAGCCCAAAGACTCCAAACCTTCAGATAAAGATAAACCCAAAGATGCCGCCGGGAAGCCCAAAGCAGCAAAAGGAGACGCGCCGCCGCCGCAACCCAAAAAATCTGAACCTAAACCGGAGGTGGCAAAAATGGTGGTGGAGCCGGTTCATGGGTATCCACAAATGTATCCACCAAATTACGCGGTGGTTGGATATGGATACGAGGGTTATGGTGGAAGCTATCCGCCTCCGGCACCATCACAACCATCTGGATACGGGTATGGGCATGGGTACGGATATGGACATGGGCATGGACATGGATATGGATATGATCATGGGTATAATGGGATTGCAAGTCGTCATGATTATTTTAGTGAAGAAAATCCACAAGGATGCTCCGTAATGTAA